The proteins below are encoded in one region of Halobaculum roseum:
- a CDS encoding SLC13 family permease gives MTGRRVDATIVAVAVTAAGVVALGPGEASVSQTGRYVLATGAFAAILWVTEALPLPVTALCIPTALTVFGVYPTLGGALVGFADPVLALLLAGFVLAAALSKHDIDRRIAYRLVARIGTSPRRLVLALMIATAGLSMLISNTATTAMMVPVALGVARTTVGTPLESSGTKADGTYGGNRIEGRPSDGDGDSPTNIETAALLGTAYAASIGGVGTLIGSPPNAIVVSQLSARLGYDIGFAEWLIVGLPLVAVSLPIAWYLLAVRIYPPEAVDATVAREHARERLASLGPVDPAGRRVVIIAAATAGLWLLGGADFLFEPMLPDQWYTTLFGGAGRSVFGLGHQGVLYYVIVGLVAIPVLFVAGTVEWDDVQSIDWGTLILLGGGLSLADALARKDAVSWLADTALEPLVGVPIVVLVFVIVVATILVGELASNTAMAAVLAPVLIDIGPHYADALGTTGDLASVLLVVTGGVAASSGFALPVATPPNAIAFGTGRVGRVQMLRAGSALDVVLAVVVTVVLLALFLLVWPYIG, from the coding sequence ATGACCGGGCGTCGGGTCGACGCCACGATCGTCGCCGTGGCGGTCACGGCCGCCGGCGTCGTGGCGCTGGGACCGGGGGAAGCGTCGGTTTCTCAGACTGGACGTTACGTGCTAGCGACGGGAGCGTTCGCGGCGATCCTGTGGGTGACCGAGGCGCTTCCGCTACCCGTGACGGCGCTGTGTATCCCGACGGCGTTGACCGTTTTCGGGGTCTATCCGACGCTCGGTGGCGCGCTCGTCGGGTTCGCCGACCCCGTGTTGGCGTTGCTGCTGGCCGGGTTCGTGCTGGCTGCCGCGCTCTCGAAACACGACATTGACCGGCGCATCGCCTACCGGCTTGTGGCGCGGATCGGCACGTCGCCGCGTCGGCTCGTACTCGCCTTGATGATCGCGACGGCCGGACTGTCGATGCTCATCTCCAACACCGCGACGACGGCGATGATGGTGCCGGTCGCGCTCGGCGTCGCCCGAACGACCGTCGGAACGCCACTGGAGTCGTCGGGGACGAAAGCCGACGGGACATACGGCGGGAACCGGATCGAGGGGCGGCCGTCGGACGGCGACGGTGACTCGCCGACGAACATCGAGACGGCGGCTCTGTTGGGGACGGCGTACGCCGCGAGCATCGGAGGTGTCGGCACGCTGATCGGGTCGCCGCCGAACGCGATCGTCGTCTCGCAGCTGTCGGCCCGCCTCGGGTACGATATCGGGTTCGCCGAGTGGCTGATCGTCGGGCTTCCCCTCGTCGCGGTGAGCCTCCCGATCGCCTGGTACCTGCTCGCCGTCAGGATCTACCCCCCGGAGGCCGTGGACGCGACGGTCGCCCGCGAACACGCCCGTGAGCGGTTGGCGTCCCTCGGTCCCGTGGATCCGGCAGGCCGTCGGGTTGTGATCATCGCCGCCGCGACCGCCGGCTTGTGGTTGCTAGGCGGGGCCGATTTCCTCTTCGAGCCGATGCTCCCAGATCAGTGGTACACGACCTTGTTCGGGGGAGCCGGCCGAAGCGTGTTCGGACTCGGTCACCAGGGGGTGTTGTACTACGTGATCGTCGGGCTGGTCGCGATCCCGGTGCTGTTCGTGGCGGGGACGGTGGAGTGGGACGACGTGCAGTCGATCGACTGGGGAACGCTCATCCTGCTGGGCGGCGGGCTGTCGCTTGCCGACGCGCTCGCGCGGAAGGACGCCGTCTCCTGGCTCGCCGACACAGCGCTCGAACCGCTGGTCGGCGTCCCGATCGTCGTGCTCGTGTTCGTGATCGTCGTCGCGACTATCCTGGTGGGCGAGTTGGCGTCGAACACCGCGATGGCCGCCGTGCTGGCGCCGGTACTCATCGACATCGGGCCGCACTACGCCGACGCCCTCGGAACCACCGGCGACCTCGCGTCCGTACTGCTGGTCGTCACCGGCGGCGTCGCCGCGAGTTCCGGGTTCGCCCTCCCGGTGGCGACGCCCCCCAACGCCATCGCGTTCGGTACCGGCCGCGTGGGACGCGTCCAAATGCTTCGCGCGGGAAGCGCGCTTGACGTGGTGCTCGCGGTCGTCGTAACCGTCGTGCTGCTCGCGCTGTTTCTCCTCGTGTGGCCGTATATCGGGTAG
- the fdhF gene encoding formate dehydrogenase subunit alpha: MSDSDRTSGAAESICPFCGVGCGIEYDPSTDGARGWAGPVNTRAEVCPKGVAAWDAVEDPDRLTTPLVREDGELVEATWADALDRIERCFAGIVAADGPDALAFFASSNCTNEENYVLQKLVRLLGTNNVDNCARLCHSSTVAAMRDRLGAGAMTNSLDDVGEADAFLVVGANPAENHPVIFRSYLLPAIRNGTALIVVDPRETATAEAADVHLAVRPGYDIRLLNALGATIVAEDRIDRSFCADRVSGLDEYRTFAAGLDVPAAAADAGVDVGSLREAARTYANADSAAIFSGMGLSQHHYGTANVHALLNLALVTGNLGRRGAGVNPLRGQNNVQGAGDVGALPDLLPGARPVTDDAARAELAAEWDVEGIDLPAEPGLTEVEATHAFGETVRGAFVLGENPAVTEPNATRVADALDSLDCLVVQDLFVTETVEHADVVLPGSAWAERGGTVTNTDRQVLRMRPNTVPPGDARRDLEVLCELGSRLTNEPGAFTYDRPESVFEELTRVTPQYSGMTYDEIGTDSQRWPFQEDAEAGTTVLHEETFATGARHAPLRIVEHVEPADAVDDDDLVLTTGRVIEHFNSGALTRRSDRLVRMAGPQRVQIHPDDAANRGIADDDRITVESERGAVSAIAEVTPAVGRGRVFATFHTADPLVNTLTGDALDPVAKIPEYKHSAVRVRVSGDQDRS, translated from the coding sequence ATGTCCGACTCCGACCGCACGTCCGGCGCCGCCGAGAGTATCTGCCCGTTCTGTGGCGTCGGCTGCGGGATCGAGTACGATCCGTCGACCGACGGCGCCCGGGGGTGGGCCGGTCCCGTCAACACCCGCGCGGAGGTGTGTCCGAAGGGGGTCGCCGCGTGGGACGCCGTCGAGGACCCGGACCGACTGACGACGCCGCTGGTCCGGGAAGACGGTGAACTGGTCGAGGCGACCTGGGCGGACGCGCTGGATCGGATCGAGCGATGCTTCGCCGGGATCGTCGCCGCCGACGGCCCCGACGCGCTGGCGTTCTTCGCCTCGTCGAACTGCACGAACGAGGAGAACTACGTGCTCCAGAAGCTCGTCCGGTTGCTCGGGACGAACAACGTCGACAACTGCGCGAGGCTGTGCCACTCCTCGACGGTCGCGGCCATGCGCGACCGGCTCGGCGCGGGCGCGATGACGAACTCGCTCGACGACGTGGGCGAGGCCGACGCGTTCCTCGTCGTCGGCGCGAACCCGGCCGAGAACCACCCCGTCATCTTTCGTTCGTACCTCCTCCCGGCGATCAGGAACGGGACCGCCCTGATCGTCGTCGATCCGCGGGAGACCGCCACCGCCGAGGCTGCGGACGTCCACCTTGCGGTCCGCCCCGGATACGACATCCGGCTGTTGAACGCGCTGGGGGCGACGATCGTCGCCGAGGACCGGATCGACCGATCGTTCTGTGCGGACCGCGTGTCCGGGCTCGACGAGTACCGGACGTTCGCCGCCGGCCTCGACGTGCCGGCGGCGGCGGCGGACGCGGGGGTCGATGTCGGGAGCCTCCGCGAGGCCGCACGGACGTATGCCAACGCCGACAGTGCGGCGATATTCTCGGGGATGGGATTGAGCCAACATCACTACGGAACGGCGAACGTTCACGCCCTGCTGAACCTCGCGCTGGTAACCGGCAATCTCGGACGCCGCGGCGCCGGCGTCAACCCGCTCCGGGGACAGAACAACGTCCAGGGCGCCGGCGACGTGGGTGCGCTCCCCGATCTGCTCCCCGGAGCTCGTCCGGTCACCGACGACGCGGCACGTGCGGAGCTCGCGGCCGAGTGGGACGTCGAAGGGATCGACCTCCCCGCAGAGCCCGGACTCACGGAGGTCGAGGCCACCCACGCGTTCGGCGAGACGGTCCGCGGCGCGTTCGTCCTCGGCGAGAATCCCGCCGTCACCGAGCCGAACGCGACACGGGTCGCCGACGCCCTCGACTCGCTCGACTGCCTCGTCGTTCAGGACCTCTTCGTGACCGAGACGGTCGAGCACGCCGACGTGGTGCTCCCCGGGAGCGCGTGGGCCGAGCGCGGCGGCACCGTCACCAACACCGACCGGCAGGTGCTTCGGATGCGCCCGAACACCGTCCCGCCGGGGGACGCCCGCCGGGACCTGGAGGTGTTGTGTGAGCTGGGCAGCCGGCTGACGAACGAGCCGGGAGCGTTCACGTACGACCGGCCGGAGTCGGTGTTCGAGGAACTCACGCGCGTGACACCGCAGTACTCGGGGATGACGTACGACGAGATAGGCACGGACAGCCAGCGGTGGCCGTTCCAGGAGGACGCCGAGGCGGGGACGACTGTCCTCCACGAGGAGACGTTCGCGACCGGAGCCCGCCACGCACCGCTCCGGATCGTCGAGCACGTGGAGCCGGCCGACGCCGTCGACGACGACGATCTCGTCTTGACCACCGGTCGCGTCATCGAACACTTCAACAGCGGGGCCCTCACGCGCCGTTCCGACCGGCTCGTGCGGATGGCCGGTCCCCAGCGGGTGCAGATCCACCCCGACGACGCCGCGAACCGCGGGATAGCCGACGACGACCGGATCACCGTCGAGAGCGAACGGGGCGCGGTGAGCGCAATCGCCGAGGTGACACCCGCAGTCGGTCGCGGGCGCGTCTTCGCGACGTTCCACACGGCCGACCCCCTGGTGAACACGCTCACCGGCGACGCCCTCGACCCCGTCGCGAAGATCCCCGAGTACAAACACTCGGCCGTCAGGGTCCGCGTCTCCGGTGACCAGGATCGGTCGTGA
- a CDS encoding DUF7521 family protein, with the protein MSHLTIAIAAAKTLTFVFGATITYLSWTAYRRTRAAALRSLAVGFAIVTAGSVLGGGVDLIGDLLPIAGSEPVILYGVLVQSVLTMIGFGFITYSLYRE; encoded by the coding sequence ATGAGCCACCTCACCATCGCCATCGCGGCCGCCAAGACCCTGACGTTCGTCTTCGGCGCGACGATCACGTACCTCTCGTGGACCGCCTACCGTCGGACGCGGGCGGCCGCCCTCCGCTCGCTTGCGGTGGGATTCGCGATCGTCACCGCCGGGAGCGTGCTGGGTGGCGGGGTCGATCTCATCGGCGACCTGCTTCCGATCGCCGGGTCCGAGCCGGTCATCCTCTACGGGGTGTTGGTCCAGAGCGTCCTCACCATGATCGGGTTCGGGTTCATCACGTACTCCCTGTACCGGGAGTGA
- a CDS encoding TrmB family transcriptional regulator: MTTDPGDPPDAAVNVDVDVEELLKRFGLSDKEVDTYLTLLEHGEAKASTVAEAAGVSKRYVYSASEELAARGFVTVNDHVTPTTIRANPPGEVVDRLANDAQSMRPALEARFSRAEAATEPFEVVKSRVTVVKRIRQAIGEAREEVALSFPLDSIDEVADELRAAVDRGVLVLLIVTGVDEPNGDLPTDLAGMTSAARAWGQLMPSMLTVDNRAGVIAPAEMLERSNSSQQAIVLTQEQLAPVIVGSFIGNYWPAAAEAVVTDPAPLPATYGNFRHATFQAELHRRAGGTFRAQVVGRFVDSDEPVELEGEVVGVTQGLVAPATNEFPVQHTLTLDVDGERVTVGGPGAFVEDVEAEEVELTTPSS; this comes from the coding sequence ATGACCACGGACCCGGGCGACCCTCCGGACGCCGCCGTGAACGTCGACGTCGACGTGGAGGAGCTGTTGAAGCGGTTCGGCCTCTCGGACAAGGAGGTCGACACGTATCTGACCCTCCTCGAACACGGCGAGGCCAAAGCCAGCACCGTCGCCGAGGCGGCCGGCGTCTCCAAGCGGTACGTGTACAGCGCGAGCGAGGAGCTGGCGGCGCGCGGGTTCGTCACCGTCAACGACCACGTCACGCCGACGACGATCCGTGCGAACCCGCCGGGCGAGGTCGTCGACAGACTCGCCAACGACGCCCAGTCGATGCGGCCGGCGCTCGAAGCCAGGTTCTCTCGCGCCGAGGCGGCGACGGAACCGTTCGAGGTCGTGAAATCACGGGTCACGGTCGTCAAGCGAATCCGCCAGGCGATCGGCGAGGCGCGTGAGGAGGTAGCGTTGTCGTTCCCGCTGGACAGCATCGACGAGGTCGCCGACGAGCTACGCGCGGCGGTCGATCGCGGGGTGCTCGTCCTCCTCATCGTCACCGGCGTCGACGAGCCGAACGGCGACCTCCCGACGGACCTCGCGGGGATGACCAGCGCGGCGCGCGCGTGGGGACAGCTGATGCCGTCGATGCTCACCGTCGACAACCGCGCGGGCGTCATCGCGCCGGCCGAGATGCTCGAGCGGTCGAACAGCAGCCAACAGGCGATCGTCCTCACCCAGGAGCAACTCGCGCCGGTCATCGTCGGATCGTTCATCGGCAACTACTGGCCCGCGGCCGCCGAGGCGGTCGTGACGGACCCGGCGCCGCTGCCGGCGACGTACGGGAACTTCCGGCACGCGACGTTCCAGGCGGAGCTCCACCGACGCGCGGGGGGGACGTTCCGCGCACAGGTCGTCGGCCGGTTCGTCGACAGCGACGAACCGGTCGAGCTGGAGGGCGAGGTTGTCGGCGTGACGCAGGGCTTGGTTGCGCCGGCGACCAACGAGTTTCCGGTCCAGCACACGCTCACCCTCGACGTGGACGGCGAGCGGGTGACTGTCGGTGGTCCAGGCGCGTTCGTTGAGGACGTCGAGGCGGAGGAAGTCGAGTTGACGACGCCGTCGTCCTGA
- a CDS encoding multicopper oxidase domain-containing protein produces MTQIGAPGSEMSRREFLAATGATGATAAFAGCNAPTAASGRTAVGTDAASPQTDSELPTTSPPEVVNVDEQGGTVTMKTLPARHEVHPGEAMGGPIEFPQVWAFQADDRDPSVPGPILRTTEGEDMTVVLDNTDGQRPHTLHFHGTSKTWENDGVPTTTGITVNPGETHEYEIPANVPGTHVYHCHYQTHRHIDMGMYGIFRVDPEGYEPADREYFMTVKDWDSDLNRMMAGEDASYSPRDRHPDVFTINGKSAPRTLHPEDGSPMIVSQGDTVRVHYVNGGYMNHPLHIHNHRFQLVEKDGGTIPEAARHEMDITDIAPAERHTIEFTADADPGIYLMHCHKVNHVMNGTSYPGGMLTGIVYEEAMDTDIFAQLMEYAGYEG; encoded by the coding sequence ATGACGCAGATCGGCGCTCCCGGTTCGGAGATGAGTCGACGCGAGTTCCTGGCTGCCACCGGCGCGACCGGCGCGACGGCGGCGTTTGCGGGGTGTAACGCTCCGACCGCCGCGAGCGGACGGACGGCGGTCGGGACCGACGCGGCGTCGCCCCAGACCGACTCGGAGCTTCCCACCACCTCGCCCCCGGAGGTCGTCAACGTCGACGAGCAGGGCGGGACGGTGACGATGAAGACGCTTCCGGCGCGTCACGAGGTTCACCCCGGCGAGGCGATGGGCGGGCCCATCGAGTTCCCGCAGGTGTGGGCGTTCCAGGCCGACGACCGCGACCCCTCGGTTCCGGGGCCGATCCTCCGGACCACCGAGGGGGAGGACATGACGGTCGTCCTCGACAACACCGACGGACAGCGGCCCCACACGCTCCACTTCCACGGGACGAGCAAGACGTGGGAGAACGACGGCGTCCCGACGACGACAGGGATCACGGTCAACCCGGGGGAGACCCACGAGTACGAGATCCCCGCGAACGTGCCCGGAACGCACGTCTACCACTGTCACTACCAGACCCATCGACACATCGACATGGGGATGTACGGCATCTTCCGGGTCGACCCCGAAGGGTACGAGCCGGCCGACCGCGAGTACTTCATGACGGTGAAGGACTGGGACTCGGACCTCAACCGGATGATGGCCGGCGAGGATGCCAGCTACTCGCCGCGGGACCGCCACCCTGACGTGTTCACGATCAACGGCAAGTCGGCGCCGCGGACCCTCCACCCCGAGGACGGGTCGCCGATGATCGTCTCGCAGGGGGACACCGTTCGCGTCCACTACGTCAACGGCGGGTACATGAACCACCCGCTGCACATCCACAACCACCGGTTCCAGCTGGTGGAGAAGGACGGCGGCACCATCCCCGAGGCGGCGCGCCACGAGATGGACATCACCGACATCGCGCCCGCGGAGCGCCACACCATCGAGTTCACGGCCGACGCCGACCCGGGGATCTACCTCATGCACTGCCACAAGGTGAACCACGTGATGAACGGCACGAGCTACCCCGGCGGGATGCTCACGGGGATCGTCTACGAGGAGGCGATGGACACCGACATCTTTGCACAGCTGATGGAGTACGCCGGCTACGAGGGCTGA
- a CDS encoding alpha-amylase family glycosyl hydrolase, with protein sequence MTDHTDADAREGDRPIADPHDPTHHPGPPRATSVGESVELAPRNLDAVVDVGPDGAATGNDGRGRFSWRVVDAPEDSGVSLSDGAVVHFAPDAPGTYRFELTAPDGVHAQTVRVYPDERADATVRIAKADFDVPTARVTPDRVSVAGPFNDWSVAEVRPYDDGEFLAFDIRLPPGEHIYSFALDDRLADGVMGEHAVPGPGRPRLHLDATVEDEVVVVSADAEAAPAGPNPESTPAGGAPNVEWLFDGRDGLSADHEAVTIHGDTLRVDRAALPDDGVARVHAVPAADRYGVMDTVELSGADSASDGTHAGSIVRPNDPPAWAESPTIYEVFVRSFAGETPDTTFREIERRVPYIDSLHADVLWLTPVLQSPTTHGYHITDFSRTADDLGTREEFVSLVETCHDHGIRVVFDLVINHTSRDHPAFQLHSAGVDAFADHYPRRPAAENPSDVEWAGEGTPSFRFNWIRIPDVNYDSPTVRAWMLSVIDEWADVVDGFRCDVAWGVPHGFWKEAAERLRRRDPEFLLLDETIPRDPFMHEAEFHMHYDTTLYDTLRGVGSGDIDADAVLDAVDATAVQGFPRSAVQMRYVENHDEDRYRAECGTDALRAAAAATFTLPGAPMVYYGQERGMTDYRGEMTWHDGDTELTDYHRRLAAARREHDALRQGTAARLDYEVRAGDGSGGPGSGGGLGIVGGDDAAVGGAAGPTAVTAYVRESDDERLAVVLNFGAESATVDLAEPVEPTDLLGGDDVSADAAGGDVIDGGKDDTREGDTDGAYAVRVDDAVVCRLR encoded by the coding sequence ATGACCGACCACACGGACGCCGACGCACGGGAGGGGGACCGTCCGATCGCGGACCCCCACGACCCGACGCACCACCCCGGACCGCCGCGCGCGACCAGCGTGGGCGAGTCGGTGGAACTGGCCCCCAGGAACCTCGACGCCGTCGTCGACGTGGGTCCGGACGGCGCGGCGACCGGGAACGACGGTCGCGGCCGCTTCTCGTGGCGTGTCGTTGACGCCCCTGAGGACAGCGGCGTATCGTTGAGCGACGGCGCCGTCGTCCACTTCGCGCCGGACGCCCCCGGCACGTACCGCTTCGAGTTGACAGCCCCCGACGGCGTCCACGCGCAGACGGTTCGAGTGTACCCCGACGAGCGAGCGGACGCGACGGTGCGGATCGCGAAGGCGGACTTCGACGTGCCGACCGCGCGGGTAACTCCCGACCGCGTCTCCGTGGCCGGGCCGTTCAACGACTGGAGCGTCGCCGAGGTTCGGCCGTACGACGACGGCGAGTTCCTGGCGTTCGATATACGCCTCCCGCCCGGCGAGCACATCTACTCGTTCGCGCTCGACGACCGCCTCGCCGACGGCGTGATGGGCGAACACGCCGTCCCCGGGCCGGGCCGCCCCAGACTCCACCTCGACGCGACGGTCGAGGACGAGGTAGTCGTCGTCTCGGCGGACGCGGAGGCGGCGCCCGCGGGTCCGAACCCCGAGTCGACGCCGGCGGGCGGGGCGCCGAACGTCGAGTGGCTGTTCGACGGCCGCGACGGCCTCTCGGCCGACCACGAGGCGGTCACGATCCACGGCGACACGCTCCGGGTCGACCGGGCGGCGCTCCCCGACGACGGGGTGGCACGCGTTCACGCCGTGCCCGCGGCGGATCGATACGGCGTGATGGACACCGTCGAACTCTCCGGGGCGGACTCCGCGTCCGACGGGACCCATGCGGGATCCATCGTCCGGCCGAACGACCCCCCGGCGTGGGCCGAGTCGCCGACGATCTACGAGGTGTTCGTCCGGTCGTTCGCCGGCGAGACGCCAGACACGACGTTTCGGGAGATCGAGCGACGCGTGCCGTACATCGACTCGCTGCACGCCGACGTGTTGTGGCTCACGCCGGTGCTTCAGAGCCCGACGACCCATGGATACCACATCACGGACTTCTCGCGCACGGCCGACGACCTCGGCACGCGCGAGGAGTTCGTGTCGCTGGTGGAGACGTGCCACGACCACGGCATCCGGGTGGTGTTCGACCTGGTGATCAACCACACCTCGCGGGACCACCCGGCGTTCCAGCTCCACTCGGCGGGCGTCGACGCGTTCGCGGACCACTACCCACGACGCCCGGCCGCCGAGAACCCCTCGGACGTCGAGTGGGCCGGCGAGGGGACCCCGTCGTTCCGGTTCAACTGGATACGGATCCCCGACGTGAACTACGACTCGCCGACCGTGCGCGCGTGGATGCTGTCGGTGATCGACGAGTGGGCCGACGTGGTCGACGGCTTCCGCTGTGACGTTGCCTGGGGCGTGCCGCACGGCTTCTGGAAGGAGGCCGCCGAGCGACTCCGCCGACGCGACCCCGAGTTCCTCCTGCTCGACGAGACGATCCCGCGGGATCCGTTCATGCACGAGGCGGAGTTCCACATGCACTACGACACGACGCTGTACGACACGCTCCGGGGCGTCGGTTCGGGGGACATCGACGCGGACGCCGTGCTCGACGCCGTCGACGCCACAGCGGTGCAGGGGTTCCCGCGCTCGGCGGTGCAGATGCGCTACGTCGAGAACCACGACGAGGACCGCTACCGAGCCGAGTGCGGTACCGACGCGTTGCGGGCTGCCGCCGCGGCGACGTTCACGCTACCGGGTGCGCCGATGGTGTACTACGGCCAGGAGCGCGGCATGACCGACTACCGCGGCGAGATGACGTGGCACGACGGCGACACGGAACTCACCGACTACCACCGGCGGCTTGCGGCCGCCCGCCGCGAACACGATGCGCTGCGCCAGGGAACCGCGGCCCGGCTCGACTACGAGGTCCGCGCCGGCGACGGATCCGGGGGTCCTGGCAGCGGCGGCGGGCTCGGGATCGTCGGCGGGGACGACGCCGCGGTCGGCGGCGCCGCGGGCCCGACCGCGGTCACGGCGTACGTCCGCGAGTCGGACGACGAGCGACTGGCGGTCGTGCTCAACTTCGGGGCCGAGTCCGCGACCGTCGACCTCGCGGAGCCGGTCGAACCGACCGACCTGCTCGGCGGCGACGATGTGAGCGCCGACGCCGCCGGAGGGGACGTGATCGACGGCGGGAAAGACGACACACGTGAGGGCGACACCGACGGGGCGTACGCCGTCCGCGTCGACGACGCGGTCGTGTGCCGTCTTCGTTGA
- a CDS encoding response regulator produces MTESVRLLYVDDDSAFADLTATFLHRESDLLDVTTATGADEGFDLLRESAFDCVVSDYDMPGTDGIEFLRAVRREHPNLPFILFTGKGSETIASEAISNEASDYLRKRPGTERYELLANRAITLAEKYRAELRAERRRERRRRQRAVLGDLATDETIIGGEFDAAVERITEIAADVLDVSRVNVWLRRDDDRLVCVDNYDPDRDEHSRGTEITREAYPAYFDALEQHRLIDADEPAADPRTFDFAEGYLDEHDITALLDATLRSQGEVIGVLCHESTDEAREWADDEIQFAGNLADQIHRAHRNRERRRDREEIEFQRSLLAANHEAVPYGILVVDPDGEVISHNSRFLDIWGIDDSVVEAGDAAAVLRRTRAETESTDGEWNPADRFHGESDTTTHARIETTDGRTIDCFTAPVVGSDGTRFGRLWTCRTRQEDRVDPEPDG; encoded by the coding sequence ATGACCGAGTCGGTTCGACTGTTGTACGTTGACGACGACTCGGCGTTCGCGGATCTCACGGCGACGTTCCTCCATCGGGAGAGCGATCTCCTCGACGTAACTACCGCGACGGGCGCGGACGAGGGGTTCGACCTGCTCCGGGAGTCCGCCTTCGACTGTGTGGTCTCCGACTACGACATGCCGGGGACGGACGGGATCGAGTTCCTCCGGGCGGTCCGCAGGGAACACCCGAACCTCCCGTTCATTCTGTTCACCGGGAAGGGAAGCGAGACGATCGCGAGCGAGGCGATCTCCAACGAGGCCAGCGACTACCTCCGGAAGCGGCCCGGAACCGAGCGCTACGAGCTGCTCGCCAACCGGGCGATCACCCTCGCGGAGAAGTACCGCGCGGAACTGCGCGCCGAGCGGCGTCGCGAACGGCGACGCCGGCAGCGCGCGGTCCTCGGCGATCTCGCCACCGACGAGACGATCATCGGCGGGGAGTTCGACGCCGCGGTCGAGCGTATCACCGAGATCGCCGCCGACGTGCTCGATGTCTCGCGTGTAAACGTGTGGCTCCGGCGCGACGACGACCGGCTCGTCTGCGTCGACAACTACGACCCCGACCGCGACGAGCACTCCCGAGGGACCGAGATCACGCGGGAGGCGTATCCGGCGTACTTCGACGCGCTCGAACAACACCGCCTGATCGACGCCGACGAGCCGGCGGCGGACCCGCGAACGTTCGACTTCGCCGAGGGCTACCTCGACGAGCACGACATCACCGCGCTGCTCGATGCGACGCTCAGATCACAGGGGGAGGTGATCGGGGTGCTGTGTCACGAATCGACCGACGAGGCCCGTGAGTGGGCCGACGACGAGATCCAGTTCGCGGGCAACCTCGCCGATCAGATCCACCGAGCACACCGCAACCGGGAACGGCGTCGCGACCGGGAGGAGATCGAGTTCCAACGGTCGTTGCTCGCGGCGAACCACGAGGCCGTCCCGTACGGGATCCTCGTGGTCGACCCGGACGGGGAGGTGATCTCCCACAACAGCCGCTTCCTCGACATCTGGGGGATCGACGACTCGGTCGTCGAGGCCGGCGACGCCGCCGCGGTGCTGCGGCGGACGCGCGCGGAAACCGAGTCCACGGACGGCGAGTGGAACCCCGCGGACCGGTTCCACGGCGAGTCCGACACGACCACACACGCACGGATCGAGACGACCGACGGCCGAACGATCGACTGCTTCACCGCGCCGGTCGTCGGCTCCGACGGGACTCGATTCGGGCGGTTGTGGACGTGCCGGACGCGTCAGGAGGACCGGGTGGACCCCGAACCCGACGGCTGA
- a CDS encoding winged helix-turn-helix domain-containing protein, producing MVRDTRPGADPEPDLQPVLDALDDPDCRTIIEHLDEPLTAGEVSEECDIPMSTTYRKLDLLSEAQLLAESVEVRQDGHHATRYRTDFEEVIVALTEERSLDVEIERPAEDAADRLASMWGEVRKGAEQ from the coding sequence ATGGTGCGCGATACCCGGCCGGGGGCCGACCCCGAACCCGACCTCCAGCCGGTACTCGACGCGCTCGACGACCCGGACTGCCGGACCATCATCGAACACCTGGACGAACCGCTGACGGCCGGAGAGGTGTCCGAGGAGTGTGATATCCCCATGTCGACGACATACAGAAAGCTCGACCTACTCTCGGAGGCACAGCTGTTGGCCGAGAGCGTGGAGGTCCGTCAGGACGGCCACCACGCGACCCGGTACCGAACGGACTTCGAGGAGGTGATCGTCGCGCTGACCGAGGAGCGGTCGCTCGACGTCGAGATCGAACGGCCGGCCGAGGACGCCGCCGACCGCCTCGCGAGCATGTGGGGCGAGGTCCGCAAGGGGGCGGAGCAATGA
- a CDS encoding pyridoxamine 5'-phosphate oxidase family protein: MDVTDRVYTAGMTDEEVDERLRERQTGVLSLARDGDAYAVPVAFRYDGESIRFRLGDDGASRKLAFADATDTACFLAYGYEGPEDSWSIIATGPIRRLPEEDRDATTAADLNDQYVPLRVFDEAIEETALIGYELEIEAITGRRTVR, from the coding sequence ATGGACGTAACTGACCGGGTGTACACGGCGGGCATGACCGACGAGGAGGTCGACGAGCGACTCCGTGAGCGTCAGACGGGCGTGCTGTCGTTGGCTCGCGACGGGGACGCCTACGCCGTTCCGGTGGCGTTCCGGTACGACGGCGAATCGATCCGGTTTCGGCTGGGCGATGACGGCGCCAGCAGAAAGTTGGCGTTCGCTGACGCGACCGACACGGCGTGTTTCCTCGCGTACGGATACGAGGGGCCGGAGGACTCCTGGAGTATCATCGCGACGGGACCGATACGACGGCTTCCCGAGGAGGACCGGGACGCGACCACTGCGGCGGACCTCAACGACCAGTACGTTCCCCTCAGGGTGTTCGACGAGGCGATCGAGGAGACGGCTCTGATCGGCTACGAACTCGAGATCGAGGCGATCACCGGACGACGAACGGTTCGGTAG